In one window of Synchiropus splendidus isolate RoL2022-P1 chromosome 15, RoL_Sspl_1.0, whole genome shotgun sequence DNA:
- the elp6 gene encoding elongator complex protein 6 — translation MFPELNAVLNWSPDDVTQGQFVLLSDRRSDASFLVHHFLSFYIRGRCRVCFLGLVQSFSHYSAVCQRLGVNLSQARERGQLTFLESLNEALTVLSPSEGQIGSGYLDFLRSPSLGLRGLFQFICSSLSGPGASDGEWGPPVLLVDDLSVLLGLGVDVAALLDFSHYCRASICSQLQGNVVMLVRCEGQEEDYADDEDSERLLKGLTHQCDLSIKVQGLPTGYCRDIHGQMQVSWKNRATGQYSHERLLQYKVHDKGASFFARGTSAAVL, via the exons ATGTTTCCAGAACTCAACGCGGTTCTGAACTGGAGTCCGGACGACGTCACCCAG GGACAGTTCGTTTTGCTTTCCGACAGACGCAGCGATGCTTCCTTCCTCGTCCATCATTTCCTCTCCTTCTACATTAGAG GTCGCTGCCGGGTCTGTTTTCTGGGTCTGGTTCAGTCCTTCAGTCACTACAGCGCCGTCTGCCAGAGACTG gGTGTGAACCTGTCTCAGGCGAGAGAGAGGGGTCAGCTGACTTTCTTGGAGAGTCTCAATGAAGCTTTGACTGTGCTGAGTCCCTCAGAAGGACAAATAGGAAGTGGATATCTGGACTTCCTGCG AAGTCCATCGCTGGGACTCCGTGGTCTCTTCCAGTTTATCTGCTCCAGTCTGTCTGGTCCAGGAGCCAGCGACGGAGAGTGGGGCCCCCCGGTGCTGCTGGTGGATGACCTCAGCGTGCTGCTAGGACTGGGAGTTGACGTAGCCGCCCTCCTGGACTTCAGCCATTACTGCAGAGCCTCCATATGCTCGCAGCTTCAG GGGAATGTGGTGATGCTGGTGCGATgtgaaggacaagaagaagactACGCTGATGATGAAGACTCAGAAAGACTCCTGAAGGGCCTGACTCACCAGTGTGACCTCTCCATCAAGGTCCAGGGTCTTCCCACAGGCTACTGCCGGGACATTCACGGTCAG ATGCAGGTGAGCTGGAAGAACCGGGCTACTGGGCAGTATAGCCACGAGAGACTCCTCCAGTACAAAGTCCATGATAAAGGAGCGTCTTTCTTTGCCCGCGGTACATCCGCCGCAGTCCTCTAG